The Desulfovibrio aminophilus genome window below encodes:
- a CDS encoding aspartate ammonia-lyase: protein MERDALGEREIPAGVYWGVHTARALENFPLSGRPPHPALVAALAQVKLACARANAELGYLPAPVAEAVALACGEVLDGNLGRAVVVDALQGGAGTSTNMNLNEVLANRAEEILGGRKGEYALVHPLRHVNLHQSTNDVYPTAVRLAAIGLLRELERAVAGLQAAFQEKEAEFRDVLKVGRTQLQDAVPLTLGAECSAWAEALSRDRWRVFKCEERLRVVNLGGTAVGTGLTAPRDYIFLVVEKLREITGLGLSRAENLVDATQNADAFVEVSGILKAHAVNLFKISSDLRLLGSGPRAGLGEVRLPPVQAGSSLMPGKVNPVICEAVGQAALRVLAEDQAVTQAAQLGQLELNAFMPLLAEALLGGLSLLARADALFRERCVAGLGADREACAAHLERSQALATALVPRLGYDLAGEIAVQSRDSGQGVREVILARGLLEPGELDRLLSAEAMTALGRR from the coding sequence GTGGAGCGCGACGCCCTGGGCGAGCGGGAGATTCCGGCCGGGGTCTATTGGGGCGTGCACACGGCCCGGGCCCTGGAGAACTTTCCCCTGAGCGGGCGGCCGCCGCATCCGGCCCTGGTGGCGGCCCTGGCCCAGGTGAAGCTGGCCTGCGCCCGGGCCAACGCCGAGCTGGGATATCTGCCCGCGCCCGTGGCCGAGGCCGTGGCCCTGGCCTGCGGCGAGGTCCTGGACGGCAACCTGGGCCGGGCCGTGGTGGTGGACGCGCTGCAGGGCGGCGCGGGAACCTCCACGAACATGAACCTGAACGAGGTGCTGGCCAACCGCGCCGAGGAGATCCTCGGCGGGCGGAAGGGCGAGTACGCCCTGGTCCACCCGCTGCGACACGTGAACCTGCACCAGTCCACCAACGACGTCTATCCCACGGCGGTGCGGCTGGCGGCCATCGGGCTCCTGCGGGAGCTGGAGCGGGCGGTGGCCGGGCTCCAGGCCGCCTTCCAGGAGAAGGAGGCGGAGTTCCGCGATGTGCTCAAGGTGGGCCGCACCCAGCTCCAGGACGCCGTGCCCCTGACCCTGGGCGCGGAGTGCTCCGCCTGGGCCGAGGCCCTGTCCCGCGACCGTTGGCGGGTGTTCAAGTGCGAGGAGCGGCTGCGGGTGGTCAACCTGGGCGGCACGGCCGTGGGCACCGGGCTCACCGCGCCCAGGGACTACATCTTCCTGGTGGTGGAGAAGCTGCGCGAGATCACGGGCCTGGGCCTGTCCCGGGCCGAGAACCTGGTGGACGCCACCCAGAACGCCGACGCCTTCGTGGAGGTCTCGGGCATTCTCAAGGCTCACGCCGTGAACCTGTTCAAGATTTCCTCGGACCTGCGGCTGCTCGGCTCCGGCCCCCGGGCGGGTCTGGGCGAGGTGCGGCTGCCCCCGGTGCAGGCCGGGTCGAGCCTCATGCCCGGCAAGGTCAACCCGGTGATCTGCGAGGCCGTGGGTCAGGCCGCGTTGCGGGTCCTGGCCGAGGACCAGGCCGTGACCCAGGCCGCCCAGCTCGGCCAACTGGAGCTGAACGCCTTCATGCCCCTGCTGGCCGAGGCCCTGCTCGGCGGCCTGAGCCTGCTCGCCCGCGCCGACGCGCTCTTTCGCGAGCGCTGCGTGGCCGGGCTCGGCGCGGACCGGGAGGCCTGCGCCGCGCACCTGGAGCGCTCCCAGGCCCTGGCCACGGCCCTGGTGCCGCGCCTGGGCTACGATCTGGCCGGGGAGATCGCGGTCCAGTCCCGGGACTCGGGCCAAGGCGTGCGCGAGGTGATCCTGGCGCGCGGCCTGCTGGAGCCCGGGGAGCTGGACCGCCTGCTTTCGGCGGAGGCCATGACCGCCCTGGGGCGCCGCTGA
- the hydE gene encoding [FeFe] hydrogenase H-cluster radical SAM maturase HydE, with amino-acid sequence MGPACLLESPAVLNRARILDGLLAPDPGPLFSAADAVRLRVKGSGVFLRGIIEFSSHCVRNCLYCGLRRANTRAARYRLDPDTVVRLAVGIAARGIGTVVLQSGDDLDYPAAEIARMVREIKRRADMAVVLSVGEREPREYALWREAGADRYLMKHETSNPGLYALLHPGRTLAQRLSALRTLKSLGYEIGTGFIIGLPGQTPEILAEDVLLARELGADMCGVGPFVPQSRTPLAAEPPGSPERTLRVVALLRLASPGLNLPATTALATLDPAAGQTRALRAGANVIMPSFTPTEARAKYRIYDNKAEVDLAAALDAATAAGRCVVRDGKVRIG; translated from the coding sequence ATGGGCCCCGCGTGTCTCCTGGAGTCCCCGGCGGTCCTGAACCGGGCGCGCATTCTCGACGGCCTGCTGGCCCCGGACCCCGGGCCCCTGTTCAGCGCGGCCGACGCCGTGCGCCTGCGGGTCAAGGGCAGCGGCGTGTTCCTGCGCGGGATCATCGAGTTCTCCAGCCACTGCGTCCGCAACTGCCTCTATTGCGGTCTGCGCCGGGCCAACACGCGGGCCGCGCGCTATCGCCTGGATCCGGACACCGTGGTCCGGCTGGCCGTGGGCATCGCGGCCCGGGGCATCGGCACGGTGGTGCTCCAGTCGGGCGACGACCTGGACTACCCGGCGGCGGAGATCGCCCGCATGGTGCGCGAGATCAAGCGCCGGGCGGACATGGCCGTGGTGCTCAGCGTGGGCGAGCGGGAGCCCAGGGAATACGCGCTCTGGCGCGAGGCCGGGGCCGACCGCTACCTCATGAAGCACGAGACCTCGAACCCCGGACTCTACGCCCTGCTCCATCCGGGCCGGACCCTGGCCCAGCGGCTCTCGGCCCTGCGCACGCTCAAGTCCCTGGGCTACGAGATCGGCACGGGCTTCATCATCGGCCTGCCCGGCCAGACCCCGGAAATCCTGGCCGAGGACGTGCTCCTGGCGCGCGAGCTGGGCGCGGACATGTGCGGGGTGGGGCCCTTCGTGCCCCAGTCCCGCACGCCCCTGGCCGCCGAGCCGCCGGGCAGTCCGGAGCGCACGCTGCGGGTGGTGGCCTTGCTGCGGCTGGCCTCGCCCGGGCTGAACCTCCCGGCCACCACGGCCCTGGCCACCCTGGACCCGGCGGCGGGCCAGACCCGGGCGCTCCGGGCCGGGGCCAACGTGATCATGCCCAGCTTCACGCCCACGGAAGCGCGGGCCAAGTACCGCATCTACGACAACAAGGCCGAGGTGGACCTGGCCGCGGCTCTCGACGCGGCCACGGCCGCCGGGCGCTGCGTGGTCAGGGACGGAAAAGTGAGGATCGGATGA
- the hydF gene encoding [FeFe] hydrogenase H-cluster maturation GTPase HydF, whose translation MNEAPKGLRLHIGIYGRRNVGKSSLLNALSGQDAAIVSDTPGTTTDPVEKTQELAPLGPVVFIDTAGIDDEGDLGALRAERTMKALERTDVALLVAEAERWSAYEEGLVSVLSERKIPFAVVFNKDDLAAPPAERVAALEQAGVRTIRTSAAQGRGIGLVKEALAGLAPEDWFQEPRLLGDLLPAGELAVLVVPIDLGAPKGRLILPQVQAIRDILDSDAACMVVKERELRDALERLNRKPRIVVCDSQVVLKAAGDTPPDVLLTTFSILMARFKGDLARLARGAAAIEKLRPGDRVLVAEACSHHPLADDIGRIKIPRWLRQYAGGDIEVVNVAGRDFPEDLERYRLVVHCGACVANRRQMLTRIQRAEGLGVPITNYGLAISYVQGVLPRVLDPFPAAREAFLEARRAAR comes from the coding sequence ATGAACGAGGCTCCCAAGGGATTGCGGCTGCACATCGGCATCTACGGCCGCCGCAACGTCGGCAAGTCGTCGCTGCTGAACGCCCTGTCCGGGCAGGACGCGGCCATCGTCTCGGACACCCCGGGCACCACCACGGACCCGGTGGAGAAGACCCAGGAACTCGCGCCCCTGGGGCCGGTGGTCTTCATCGACACGGCCGGGATCGACGACGAGGGCGACCTGGGCGCGCTGCGCGCGGAGCGGACCATGAAGGCCCTGGAGCGCACGGACGTGGCCCTGCTGGTGGCCGAGGCGGAACGCTGGAGCGCCTACGAGGAGGGGCTCGTCTCGGTCCTGTCCGAGCGCAAGATTCCCTTCGCCGTGGTCTTCAACAAGGACGACCTGGCCGCGCCTCCGGCGGAGCGCGTGGCCGCCCTGGAACAGGCCGGGGTCAGGACCATCCGGACCTCGGCGGCCCAGGGCCGGGGCATCGGCCTGGTCAAGGAGGCCCTGGCCGGGCTGGCCCCGGAGGACTGGTTCCAGGAGCCCCGGCTCCTGGGCGACCTGCTGCCCGCCGGGGAGCTGGCCGTGCTCGTGGTGCCCATCGACCTGGGCGCGCCCAAGGGCCGTCTCATCCTGCCCCAGGTCCAGGCCATCCGCGACATCCTGGACAGCGACGCGGCCTGCATGGTGGTCAAGGAGCGCGAGCTGCGCGACGCCCTGGAGCGGCTGAACCGCAAGCCCCGGATCGTGGTCTGCGACTCCCAGGTGGTGCTCAAGGCCGCCGGCGACACCCCGCCGGACGTGCTCCTGACGACCTTCTCCATCCTCATGGCCCGTTTCAAGGGCGACCTGGCCCGGCTGGCGCGCGGCGCGGCTGCCATCGAGAAGCTGCGGCCCGGCGACCGGGTGCTGGTGGCCGAGGCCTGCTCGCACCACCCCCTGGCCGACGACATCGGCCGGATCAAGATTCCACGCTGGCTGCGGCAGTACGCGGGCGGGGACATCGAGGTCGTCAACGTGGCGGGCCGGGACTTCCCGGAGGACCTGGAGCGGTACCGGCTGGTGGTGCATTGCGGGGCCTGCGTGGCCAACCGCAGGCAGATGCTCACCCGCATCCAGCGGGCCGAGGGCCTGGGCGTGCCGATCACCAACTACGGCCTGGCCATCTCCTACGTGCAGGGCGTGCTGCCGCGCGTGCTGGACCCCTTCCCGGCGGCCCGGGAGGCCTTCCTGGAGGCCCGGCGCGCGGCGCGTTGA
- the rsmI gene encoding 16S rRNA (cytidine(1402)-2'-O)-methyltransferase has product MCATPSARLWVVATPLGNLGDLSPRAREVLASADLVLAEDTRRAGLLFQRLGLPSKGFLSLFEHNEEARVEQVLAALSEGRSVALVSDAGTPLLSDPGYRLVRACRAAGVPVSPVPGPSAPIAALSACGLPPLPFVFLGFLPRKDGDIRRLLETYAALPATLVFFERKTRLAATLALAAEVLGPREFCVARELTKEFEEFIQGRLDALDALPEEFLGEITVVVGPPETPARLTEEALLDLLREESARGGKPREVARRAASRAPGWSAKEAYEKLSALRED; this is encoded by the coding sequence ATGTGCGCGACGCCTTCAGCCCGGCTATGGGTGGTGGCCACGCCGCTTGGCAACCTTGGTGACCTCTCGCCCCGGGCCCGCGAGGTCCTGGCCTCGGCGGACCTGGTCCTGGCCGAGGACACCCGCCGCGCCGGGCTCCTGTTCCAGCGCCTGGGCCTGCCCTCCAAGGGTTTCCTGAGCCTCTTCGAGCACAACGAGGAGGCCCGCGTGGAGCAGGTCCTGGCCGCCCTGTCCGAGGGCCGGAGCGTGGCCCTGGTCTCGGACGCGGGCACCCCGCTCCTCTCGGATCCGGGCTACCGCCTCGTGCGCGCCTGCCGCGCCGCCGGGGTGCCGGTGTCGCCCGTGCCCGGGCCCTCGGCCCCCATCGCCGCGCTCTCGGCCTGCGGCCTGCCGCCCCTGCCCTTCGTCTTTCTCGGCTTCCTGCCGCGCAAGGACGGCGACATCCGCCGCCTGCTGGAGACCTACGCCGCCCTGCCCGCCACCCTGGTCTTCTTCGAGCGCAAGACCCGGCTCGCCGCCACCCTGGCCCTGGCCGCCGAGGTCCTCGGCCCCCGGGAGTTCTGCGTGGCCCGCGAACTGACCAAGGAGTTCGAGGAGTTCATCCAGGGCCGCCTGGACGCCCTGGACGCCCTGCCCGAGGAATTCCTGGGCGAGATCACCGTGGTGGTGGGCCCGCCCGAGACCCCGGCCCGGCTGACCGAGGAGGCCCTGTTGGACCTGCTGCGCGAGGAATCCGCGCGCGGAGGCAAGCCCCGCGAGGTGGCCCGCCGCGCCGCGTCCCGGGCCCCGGGCTGGAGCGCCAAGGAAGCCTACGAAAAACTGAGCGCCCTGCGCGAAGACTGA
- a CDS encoding YraN family protein, producing the protein MPAGTPAHLTLGARGEAAAARFLERAGLAVLERNWRWKQWELDMVCREGDTLVFVEVKTRGPGSLASPAEAVDGRKQAKLGTAAAQYLSKKKLWDSPCRFDVVCVRVTADGEEIEHVRDAFSPAMGGGHAAWQPW; encoded by the coding sequence ATGCCCGCAGGCACGCCTGCCCATCTGACCCTCGGCGCGCGCGGCGAGGCGGCCGCCGCCCGCTTCCTGGAGCGGGCCGGGCTGGCCGTGCTCGAACGCAACTGGCGCTGGAAGCAGTGGGAGCTTGACATGGTCTGCCGCGAGGGCGACACCCTCGTGTTCGTGGAGGTCAAGACGCGCGGCCCCGGTTCGCTGGCGTCCCCGGCCGAGGCCGTGGACGGCCGCAAGCAGGCCAAGCTCGGCACGGCCGCCGCGCAGTACCTGAGCAAGAAGAAACTCTGGGACAGCCCCTGCCGCTTCGACGTGGTCTGCGTGCGCGTCACGGCGGATGGGGAGGAGATCGAGCATGTGCGCGACGCCTTCAGCCCGGCTATGGGTGGTGGCCACGCCGCTTGGCAACCTTGGTGA
- a CDS encoding ribonuclease HII: MPQLFLHEHAGPAAAETAGVDEAGRGCLAGPVVAAAVILPDSFDLPGLNDSKVLSELARETLAPRIRAQALAWAVALARPREIDAVNILQATFLAMSRAVRRLRLRPRLLLVDGDKTIPPHLLDDAPAQRAKVGGDARFAAISAASILAKTTRDHMLAALDRRFPGYGLAEHKGYGTAVHREALLRLGPCPAHRLTFRGVLPDEQRKGATCPQARLPI; the protein is encoded by the coding sequence ATGCCCCAGCTTTTCCTGCACGAGCACGCCGGACCAGCCGCCGCCGAGACGGCCGGAGTGGACGAGGCCGGCCGGGGCTGTCTGGCCGGGCCCGTGGTGGCCGCGGCGGTGATCCTGCCCGATTCCTTCGACCTGCCCGGGCTGAACGACTCCAAGGTCCTCTCCGAGCTCGCCCGCGAGACGCTGGCCCCGCGCATCCGCGCCCAGGCCCTGGCCTGGGCCGTGGCCCTGGCCCGCCCCCGCGAGATCGACGCCGTGAACATCCTCCAGGCCACCTTCCTGGCCATGAGCCGCGCCGTGCGCCGCCTGCGGCTCCGGCCCCGGCTCCTGCTCGTGGACGGCGACAAGACCATCCCGCCGCACCTGCTGGACGACGCCCCGGCCCAGCGCGCGAAGGTGGGCGGCGACGCCCGCTTCGCGGCCATCTCGGCGGCCTCGATCCTGGCCAAGACCACCCGCGACCACATGCTCGCGGCCCTGGACCGGCGCTTTCCGGGCTACGGGCTGGCCGAGCACAAGGGCTACGGCACGGCGGTCCACCGCGAGGCCCTGCTCCGCCTGGGGCCCTGCCCGGCCCACCGGCTCACCTTCCGGGGCGTGCTGCCCGACGAACAGCGCAAGGGGGCGACATGCCCGCAGGCACGCCTGCCCATCTGA
- the rplS gene encoding 50S ribosomal protein L19: protein MNAILKNIEAEQMRLDIPAVKAGDTVKVHLRIIEGEKERIQVFQGVIIRVHRGGVGSTFTVRKMSDGVGVERVFPFHSPFIERVEVVSEGKVRRSRLYYLRELKGKASRIKSKQIWE, encoded by the coding sequence ATGAACGCCATCCTGAAGAACATCGAAGCCGAGCAGATGCGCCTGGACATCCCGGCGGTCAAGGCCGGGGACACCGTCAAGGTCCACCTGCGCATCATCGAGGGCGAGAAAGAGCGCATCCAGGTCTTCCAGGGTGTGATCATCCGCGTGCACCGCGGCGGTGTCGGCTCCACCTTCACCGTGCGCAAGATGTCGGACGGCGTGGGCGTCGAGCGCGTGTTCCCCTTCCACTCGCCCTTCATCGAGCGGGTCGAGGTGGTTTCCGAGGGCAAGGTCCGCCGGAGCCGCCTCTACTACCTGCGCGAACTCAAGGGCAAGGCCTCGCGCATCAAGTCCAAGCAGATCTGGGAGTAA
- the trmD gene encoding tRNA (guanosine(37)-N1)-methyltransferase TrmD, protein MRFHLVTLFPEFFDSPLSAGLMGKAREAGIVDFELVNPRDFSTNKHRHVDDRPYGGGPGMVMQADPLARALRSIDAPGRMLLLTPRGRPLTQALARELAAGGDDLTLICGRYEGLDERIMELFPVEPVSVGDFVLTGGESGALCLLEAVGRLLPGFMGKEESGTEESFSAGLLEYPHYTRPEVFEGLSVPEVLLSGDHARIETWRREQSLATTLRQRPELLSGAPLTRPDAEFLRRRPHSGLGRCLYLGLCHHPVKNRAGETVTVSLTNLDVHDMSRVSRSYDLGGAYVLTPLEDQRRLARTLLGHWTEGPGGAANPDRAEALERTEVLAGIAEAVEDVARRAGKRPFVLATSARFERGGPPMIGPGEVRERLAQGPVLLLFGTGSGLAPEALGLADARLAPIRFLGGYNHLPVRAALGITVDRLLGDAY, encoded by the coding sequence GTGCGTTTCCATCTCGTGACCCTCTTCCCGGAGTTCTTCGACTCCCCCCTGTCCGCCGGGCTCATGGGCAAGGCGCGCGAGGCGGGCATCGTGGACTTCGAGCTGGTCAACCCGCGCGACTTCTCCACCAACAAGCACCGGCACGTGGACGACCGGCCCTACGGCGGCGGGCCGGGCATGGTCATGCAGGCCGATCCCCTGGCCCGGGCCCTGCGGAGCATCGACGCCCCGGGGCGCATGCTCCTGCTCACCCCGCGCGGCCGCCCGCTGACCCAGGCCCTGGCCCGGGAGCTGGCCGCCGGGGGCGACGACCTGACGCTCATCTGCGGCCGCTACGAGGGCCTGGACGAGCGGATCATGGAGCTGTTCCCCGTGGAGCCCGTGAGCGTGGGCGACTTCGTGCTCACCGGCGGCGAGTCCGGGGCCCTCTGCCTGCTGGAGGCCGTGGGCCGTCTCCTGCCCGGGTTCATGGGCAAGGAGGAGTCCGGGACCGAGGAGAGCTTTTCCGCCGGGCTCCTGGAATATCCGCACTACACCCGGCCCGAGGTCTTCGAGGGCCTGTCCGTGCCCGAGGTGCTCCTCTCCGGCGACCACGCCCGCATCGAAACCTGGCGTCGGGAGCAGTCCCTGGCCACCACGCTCCGGCAGCGGCCGGAACTTCTCTCCGGCGCGCCCCTGACCCGGCCGGACGCGGAATTCCTGCGCCGTCGGCCGCATTCCGGGCTCGGCCGCTGCCTCTACCTGGGGCTCTGCCACCACCCGGTGAAGAACCGAGCCGGAGAAACCGTCACTGTCTCTTTGACAAATCTCGACGTTCACGATATGTCCCGCGTTTCCCGCTCCTATGATCTGGGAGGGGCCTATGTGCTCACCCCGCTGGAGGACCAGCGGCGGCTGGCGAGGACCCTTCTGGGACACTGGACCGAGGGACCGGGAGGCGCGGCCAACCCGGACCGGGCCGAGGCCCTGGAACGGACGGAGGTGCTCGCGGGCATCGCCGAGGCCGTGGAGGACGTGGCCCGGCGGGCCGGAAAACGGCCCTTCGTGCTGGCCACCAGCGCGCGCTTCGAGCGCGGCGGGCCGCCCATGATCGGCCCCGGCGAGGTGCGGGAACGGCTGGCCCAAGGCCCCGTGCTCCTGCTCTTCGGAACGGGATCGGGCCTGGCCCCGGAGGCCTTGGGACTGGCGGACGCGCGGCTCGCGCCGATCCGCTTCCTGGGGGGATACAACCACCTGCCCGTGCGGGCGGCCCTGGGCATCACCGTGGACCGCCTCCTGGGCGATGCATATTGA
- a CDS encoding transporter substrate-binding domain-containing protein: MKTVVLLLALLLLPAVPARAQQAALRMVYAEGFAPFSWTSQGQVAGILPDIMDEAARRMGVTVSHQALPGGEVAAKVKGLGADGFLSVPSPDYDAFSVHSAAPVLTTSIGLFVSLSYEPLIQQLRLAHGLDGLKGLKLCASRYDSWSQARLAGLDLTIYPNLAEALSALARGDAQVMAQAPEVVEFQTARLGLSAQVLRVPGVFLDEIAFHLHLNRHGAAAGLMPAFDKALAEMRADGTLVAILNRPR, translated from the coding sequence GTGAAAACCGTCGTCCTCCTCCTGGCGCTGCTGCTGCTCCCGGCCGTCCCGGCCCGGGCCCAACAGGCCGCGCTGCGCATGGTCTACGCCGAGGGCTTCGCGCCCTTCTCCTGGACCAGCCAGGGCCAGGTCGCGGGCATCCTGCCGGACATCATGGACGAGGCCGCCCGGCGCATGGGCGTCACGGTCAGCCACCAGGCCCTGCCCGGCGGCGAGGTGGCGGCCAAGGTCAAGGGATTGGGGGCCGACGGCTTCCTCTCCGTACCCTCCCCGGACTACGACGCCTTCAGCGTGCACAGCGCCGCGCCCGTGCTGACCACCTCCATAGGCCTCTTCGTGAGCCTGAGCTACGAGCCCCTGATCCAGCAGCTGCGCCTCGCGCACGGCCTGGACGGGCTCAAGGGGCTCAAGCTCTGCGCCTCGCGCTACGACTCCTGGTCCCAGGCCAGGCTGGCGGGCCTCGACCTGACCATCTACCCCAACCTGGCCGAGGCCCTTTCGGCCCTGGCCCGGGGCGACGCCCAGGTCATGGCCCAGGCGCCCGAGGTGGTGGAGTTCCAGACCGCCCGGCTGGGCCTCTCGGCCCAGGTGCTGCGCGTGCCCGGCGTGTTCCTGGACGAGATCGCCTTCCACCTGCACCTGAACCGCCACGGCGCGGCGGCCGGGCTCATGCCCGCCTTCGACAAGGCCCTGGCGGAGATGCGCGCGGACGGGACCCTGGTGGCCATCCTCAACCGCCCGCGCTGA
- the rimM gene encoding ribosome maturation factor RimM (Essential for efficient processing of 16S rRNA), producing MSATAPGDRLVAVGAVVKPHGVRGELCIDCHADSPFLFEEAGRVFLRRPGGRAREYAVLGSRPHQGRMLLTLRGVSDRDAADALRGLEVAVAAADLPEPEEDEVYLHELEGLAVRLPDGRPLGELTGFLFAGGQETWAIRDPEGREILLPATPEFVLDIDLDARVAVVEPPEGLLDLYIKDQQ from the coding sequence ATGTCCGCCACAGCCCCCGGCGACCGCCTCGTGGCCGTGGGGGCGGTCGTCAAGCCCCACGGAGTCCGGGGGGAGCTCTGCATTGATTGCCATGCGGACTCCCCTTTTCTCTTCGAGGAAGCGGGACGGGTGTTTTTGCGCCGTCCCGGCGGCCGCGCCAGGGAATACGCCGTGCTCGGCTCCCGGCCCCACCAGGGCCGGATGCTCCTGACCCTGCGGGGCGTCTCGGACCGCGACGCGGCCGATGCCCTGCGCGGTCTGGAAGTGGCCGTGGCGGCCGCCGACCTCCCTGAACCAGAAGAGGACGAAGTCTACCTCCACGAGTTGGAGGGCCTGGCCGTGCGCCTGCCGGACGGCCGCCCGCTCGGCGAGCTGACGGGCTTCCTCTTCGCGGGCGGGCAGGAGACCTGGGCGATCCGCGACCCCGAGGGCCGCGAGATCCTGCTGCCCGCCACCCCGGAGTTCGTCCTGGACATCGACCTGGACGCCCGCGTCGCGGTGGTGGAACCGCCCGAGGGACTCCTGGACCTGTACATCAAGGACCAGCAGTGA
- a CDS encoding KH domain-containing protein, giving the protein MLREMIEFIAKSLVDNPDQVHVSEVEGEQTSVIELKVAKEDLGKVIGKQGRTARAMRTLLGAASTKARKRSVLEILE; this is encoded by the coding sequence ATGCTCAGGGAAATGATCGAATTCATCGCCAAGTCCCTCGTGGATAACCCGGATCAGGTCCACGTCTCGGAAGTGGAAGGCGAGCAGACCTCCGTGATTGAGCTGAAGGTGGCCAAGGAAGACCTGGGCAAGGTCATCGGCAAGCAGGGCCGCACGGCCCGCGCCATGCGCACCCTGCTGGGCGCCGCGTCCACCAAGGCCCGAAAACGCTCGGTCCTGGAAATTCTGGAATAG
- the rpsP gene encoding 30S ribosomal protein S16: protein MALKIRLTRMGSKKRPFYRIVALDSATRRDGRALEYIGHYNPMVEPAEITVNAERLEYWSKQGATCSDSVRTLLKKVQK, encoded by the coding sequence ATGGCCCTGAAGATTCGACTGACCCGCATGGGCTCCAAGAAGCGTCCGTTCTACCGCATCGTGGCCCTGGACAGCGCCACCCGCCGCGACGGCCGCGCCCTGGAGTACATCGGCCACTACAATCCCATGGTGGAGCCCGCCGAGATCACCGTGAACGCCGAGCGCCTGGAATACTGGTCCAAGCAGGGCGCCACCTGTTCCGACTCCGTGCGCACGCTCCTGAAGAAAGTCCAGAAGTAG